One Nodosilinea sp. FACHB-141 DNA segment encodes these proteins:
- a CDS encoding DUF4129 domain-containing protein: MADLTHRTDSLAWQIRQGGQNVGEWFEYQFSQVDIDQPDVPNWGWLGPLAEGLFWLAIAALALWIGWLLYRAILAYLEYRQRRVKSSATQFSTPTEAALKQAAHWWREAQRLAQQGNYAGACQALYMAGLARLNDTERVLYRASRTDGEYLDCIAADPSRPYELLIRTHERITYGEALATEETYQRCRRAYQEIAQS; the protein is encoded by the coding sequence ATGGCCGACCTGACCCACCGCACCGATTCTCTTGCCTGGCAAATTCGCCAGGGAGGACAAAACGTGGGGGAATGGTTTGAGTACCAGTTTTCTCAGGTCGATATTGACCAACCCGATGTGCCTAATTGGGGCTGGCTCGGCCCACTCGCCGAGGGGCTGTTTTGGCTGGCGATCGCAGCCCTGGCCCTCTGGATAGGCTGGCTGCTCTACCGCGCCATTCTGGCCTATCTCGAATACCGGCAGCGGCGGGTTAAATCAAGCGCGACCCAGTTCTCAACCCCCACCGAGGCCGCTCTCAAACAGGCGGCCCATTGGTGGCGTGAGGCCCAGCGGCTGGCCCAGCAGGGCAACTACGCTGGAGCCTGCCAGGCCCTTTACATGGCGGGTTTAGCGCGGCTCAACGACACTGAGCGAGTGCTTTACCGAGCTAGCCGCACCGATGGCGAATACCTCGACTGCATCGCTGCTGACCCCAGCCGCCCCTATGAGCTGCTGATTCGCACCCACGAGCGCATTACCTACGGCGAGGCCCTGGCAACAGAGGAAACCTACCAGCGCTGCCGCCGCGCCTACCAGGAGATCGCCCAATCGTGA
- a CDS encoding NAD(P)H-quinone oxidoreductase subunit N — MDLVNLGAQLNAGTIWPEAVLVVTILVILVGDLIQGRSSSSWTPYAAMAGGLGATAALVLQWSMVNPVGFLGAFNADDLSIVFRGIIALSAVVTVPMAIRYVEQSGTSLAEFLVILLTATLGGMFLSGASELVMIFVALETLSISSYLLTGYMKRDPRSNEAALKYLLIGAASSAIFLYGSSLLYGLSGGETRLEAIATSIVGDGTQAPIGLVVALVFVIAGIAFKIAAVPFHQWTPDVYEGSPTPVVAFLSVGSKTAGFALAIRLLVTAFPLVSEQWHFVFTALAILSMVLGNVVALAQTSMKRLLAYSSIGQAGFLMIGLVVDTDAGYASMLYYLLVYLFMNLGGFTCVILFSLRTGTDQISEYGGLYQKDPLLTLGLSVCLLSLGGIPPMAGFFGKIYIFWAGWQAGAYGLVLVGLVTSVISIYYYIRVIKMMVVKEPQEMSDAVKNYPAIRWDLPGLRPMQVSLILAVVATSLAGILSNPLFTIANNAVIQTPMLQSHGAQVAVSPIADTAQN, encoded by the coding sequence ATGGATCTCGTCAACCTCGGGGCACAGCTCAACGCTGGCACTATCTGGCCAGAGGCCGTTCTGGTAGTCACGATCTTGGTGATTCTGGTCGGCGATCTGATCCAGGGTCGCTCCTCTTCCTCTTGGACCCCCTATGCGGCTATGGCCGGAGGACTGGGGGCCACCGCTGCCCTCGTGTTGCAGTGGTCGATGGTCAACCCCGTTGGCTTCTTAGGGGCCTTTAATGCCGATGATTTGAGCATCGTATTTCGCGGCATTATTGCCCTCTCAGCTGTGGTGACAGTGCCGATGGCGATTCGCTACGTCGAGCAGTCGGGCACCTCCCTAGCCGAATTTTTGGTGATTTTGCTCACCGCTACCCTGGGAGGCATGTTTCTCTCGGGGGCCAGCGAGCTGGTGATGATTTTTGTCGCCCTAGAGACCCTCAGTATTTCGTCGTACCTACTGACCGGCTACATGAAGCGCGACCCCCGCTCCAACGAGGCGGCGCTCAAGTATCTGCTGATCGGGGCGGCGAGTTCGGCGATTTTCCTCTACGGCTCGTCTCTGCTGTACGGCTTGTCCGGGGGAGAGACGCGGTTAGAGGCGATCGCCACCAGCATCGTCGGCGACGGCACTCAAGCCCCTATCGGCTTGGTGGTTGCTCTGGTGTTCGTGATTGCCGGTATTGCCTTCAAAATTGCCGCCGTTCCCTTCCACCAGTGGACTCCCGACGTTTACGAAGGCTCCCCAACCCCAGTGGTAGCTTTTCTGTCGGTGGGTTCCAAGACCGCTGGCTTCGCCCTCGCCATCCGTCTGCTGGTCACCGCTTTTCCCCTAGTGTCGGAGCAGTGGCACTTTGTCTTCACCGCCCTGGCAATTCTCAGCATGGTGCTAGGCAACGTGGTAGCCCTGGCTCAAACCAGTATGAAGCGTCTGCTGGCCTACTCCTCCATCGGCCAGGCTGGGTTTTTGATGATTGGTCTGGTGGTAGACACCGACGCAGGCTATGCCAGCATGCTCTACTACCTGCTGGTCTATCTATTTATGAACCTGGGCGGCTTCACCTGCGTGATCTTGTTCTCGTTGCGCACGGGCACTGACCAAATCAGTGAGTACGGCGGCCTATACCAAAAAGATCCTCTGCTCACCCTAGGTCTCAGCGTTTGCCTCCTCTCTCTTGGAGGCATTCCGCCCATGGCCGGGTTCTTTGGCAAAATCTACATCTTTTGGGCGGGTTGGCAGGCTGGAGCCTACGGTCTGGTGCTGGTAGGCCTGGTGACCAGCGTGATCTCCATCTACTACTACATCCGCGTTATCAAGATGATGGTGGTCAAAGAACCCCAGGAAATGTCTGATGCGGTGAAGAACTACCCCGCCATTCGCTGGGATCTTCCTGGTCTGCGTCCCATGCAGGTGAGTCTAATCTTGGCGGTAGTGGCAACGTCTCTGGCGGGTATTTTGTCGAACCCCTTGTTTACTATTGCCAACAATGCAGTTATTCAAACCCCCATGTTGCAGAGCCATGGTGCGCAGGTAGCTGTGAGCCCGATCGCTGATACTGCGCAGAACTAA
- a CDS encoding DUF4350 domain-containing protein yields the protein MTRPLPLNRRRWILASLSLALLLGLTLVSAPATSHSDSGSTWHRGPAGYSTWYSSLEQQGITVQRWQRPVDDLLQQLGEAEESSVTLIQNRAAIPETLVVVLPGFIDEPGLSALLPWMPDWIEAGHRLVVLGIKVPATAAPFSQTLTSEAGPVKVDTRRRYSQGPKLGVGLEDEFGAVVWQQALASGQVTMVATPHLAANAYANQPGNFALLTELVTSAGGRVWIDEYLHGYRDEEAIATEVGSDDASWLNYLARTPLAIVVLQALAVTLLALLALNRRLGQRQTLPALQVDNSRAYIHALAGVLHKAGSRDFVVQTLSQAERIRLQKSLGLGNTLLPVDQLQAAWNAQTNLPATDLAAILNPPTLKGESQLRDWLKRLQSLHYPGNTTGDTSGP from the coding sequence GTGACGCGACCGCTCCCCCTCAACCGCCGCAGGTGGATTTTGGCATCGCTGAGCCTGGCGCTGCTGCTGGGGCTAACGCTAGTTAGCGCTCCCGCCACCAGCCATTCAGATAGTGGCTCGACCTGGCACCGAGGTCCGGCAGGCTATAGCACCTGGTACAGCTCCCTAGAGCAGCAGGGCATCACCGTGCAGCGCTGGCAGCGCCCAGTAGACGATTTGCTCCAGCAGCTCGGCGAGGCCGAGGAATCCTCAGTTACCCTAATTCAAAATCGGGCAGCCATCCCCGAAACCCTGGTAGTGGTGCTGCCGGGGTTTATCGACGAGCCAGGTCTATCGGCCCTGCTGCCCTGGATGCCCGACTGGATAGAAGCCGGTCATCGGCTGGTGGTGCTGGGCATTAAAGTGCCAGCGACGGCAGCCCCCTTCTCCCAAACCCTGACCAGCGAAGCCGGCCCGGTAAAGGTTGACACTCGACGCCGCTACAGCCAAGGGCCAAAGCTGGGCGTTGGCCTCGAAGACGAGTTTGGGGCGGTGGTCTGGCAGCAGGCCTTAGCCTCGGGGCAGGTGACGATGGTGGCCACGCCCCACCTAGCCGCCAACGCCTACGCCAACCAGCCGGGAAATTTTGCCCTATTGACAGAGCTGGTAACCAGCGCGGGCGGGCGGGTATGGATCGATGAGTATCTGCATGGGTACCGAGATGAGGAGGCGATCGCCACCGAGGTCGGCAGCGACGACGCAAGCTGGCTCAACTACCTGGCACGCACACCTCTGGCCATTGTGGTGCTTCAAGCCCTGGCGGTAACGCTGCTGGCGCTGCTGGCCCTCAACCGCAGACTGGGTCAGCGGCAAACCCTGCCCGCGCTACAAGTAGACAACAGCCGAGCCTACATTCACGCCTTGGCTGGGGTATTGCACAAGGCAGGCAGCCGCGACTTTGTGGTGCAGACCCTGAGCCAGGCTGAGCGCATTCGCCTGCAGAAATCGCTGGGGCTGGGCAATACGCTGCTGCCGGTAGATCAACTGCAAGCCGCCTGGAATGCCCAGACGAACCTACCCGCCACTGACTTGGCGGCAATTCTGAATCCCCCTACCCTCAAAGGCGAAAGTCAGCTGCGCGACTGGCTCAAGCGGTTACAATCCCTTCATTACCCCGGCAACACCACAGGAGACACCAGCGGGCCATGA
- a CDS encoding MoxR family ATPase yields MTERQTDRQNDLQGAIARIGKTLSGVVVGQEPLVQELLVALLAGGHVILEGVPGTGKTLMVRALSRLIQADFGRIQLTPDILPSDISGTNVFDLTSRTFTLKKGPVFTQVLLADEINRTPPKTQSALLEAMEEQQVTLDGTSHPLPDLFWVVATQNPLEFEGTYPLPEAQLDRFLFKLVVGYPAPAAEKQMLLNAQSGFEAKRLDIGQLKPIAAANHILAARQAVKAMTVQENILDYLLALAHKTRQHADLELGTSPRSTVQWLAASKAHAWINGQEFVTPDNVKAVAMPLLRHRLMLEAEAQLDGLTCDRVIQGVLDSVAVPR; encoded by the coding sequence ATGACCGAGCGCCAAACTGATCGACAGAATGATCTCCAGGGGGCGATCGCACGCATCGGCAAAACCCTCAGCGGCGTGGTGGTCGGGCAAGAACCCCTGGTGCAGGAGCTGTTGGTGGCCCTGCTGGCGGGGGGGCACGTCATTCTCGAAGGAGTACCCGGCACCGGCAAAACCCTGATGGTGCGCGCCCTGTCGCGGTTGATCCAAGCCGACTTTGGCCGCATTCAGCTCACCCCTGACATTCTGCCGTCGGATATCTCGGGCACCAACGTCTTTGATCTCACCAGCCGCACCTTTACCCTCAAAAAAGGCCCGGTGTTCACCCAGGTTCTTTTGGCGGACGAAATCAACCGCACCCCGCCCAAAACCCAATCGGCCCTGCTCGAAGCCATGGAAGAACAGCAGGTGACGCTAGATGGCACCAGCCATCCTTTACCCGACCTGTTTTGGGTAGTGGCTACCCAGAACCCGCTGGAGTTCGAGGGCACCTATCCCTTGCCCGAGGCCCAGCTCGATCGCTTCCTCTTCAAGCTCGTGGTCGGCTATCCGGCCCCAGCGGCAGAAAAGCAAATGCTGCTCAATGCCCAGTCCGGGTTTGAGGCCAAACGGCTGGATATTGGCCAGCTTAAACCGATCGCCGCCGCCAACCACATTCTCGCCGCTCGTCAGGCCGTCAAAGCCATGACCGTTCAGGAAAATATCCTCGACTACCTGCTGGCCCTAGCTCACAAAACCCGCCAGCACGCCGACCTAGAGCTGGGCACCTCCCCCCGATCCACCGTGCAGTGGCTGGCCGCTAGCAAAGCTCACGCCTGGATCAACGGGCAAGAATTTGTCACCCCCGACAACGTCAAGGCCGTGGCCATGCCCTTGCTGCGCCACCGATTGATGCTGGAGGCCGAGGCGCAACTGGATGGGTTAACCTGCGATCGCGTCATTCAGGGCGTACTCGACAGCGTAGCGGTGCCTCGCTAA
- a CDS encoding quinone-dependent dihydroorotate dehydrogenase gives MKDPYRQLVRPLLFHGVTLDPEFLHHRTMDLLSWLGHPGEGAVVAQLRPWLRQQFCLTDPRLAQTCWGLNFANPLGLAAGFDKDGLAARAWSQLGFGLVELGTVTRHPQPGNPQPRLFRLVKDEAVLNRMGFNNKGAAALSDRLGSYWSTQRPTIPIGINLGKSKVTELADAAEDYRFSFRQLYPYGDYFVVNVSSPNTPGLRSLQAADQLGPILAALQEDNSDRKPLLVKIAPDLAWPDIDAVVELAQAYGLAGIIATNTTIAKESLKTKTLLQTGNAVVDEAGGISGAPLRSRSTEVIRYIYQRTEGTLPIVGVGGIFTAADAWEKITAGATLLQVYTGWIYEGPWMVRRVLAGLLAKLEEHQLSNIADAVGLSHRS, from the coding sequence GTGAAAGATCCCTACCGTCAGCTTGTGCGTCCTCTGTTGTTTCACGGGGTGACGCTTGACCCAGAGTTTTTGCACCACCGCACCATGGATTTGCTCAGCTGGTTAGGGCACCCGGGAGAGGGAGCAGTGGTGGCCCAACTCCGGCCCTGGCTACGGCAGCAGTTTTGCCTCACTGACCCGCGCCTGGCCCAGACCTGCTGGGGTCTGAACTTTGCCAACCCCTTGGGTCTGGCAGCGGGCTTTGATAAAGATGGTTTGGCGGCGCGAGCCTGGTCTCAGCTCGGCTTTGGCTTGGTCGAACTGGGCACCGTCACCCGCCATCCCCAGCCGGGCAACCCCCAGCCCCGCCTGTTTCGTCTAGTGAAGGATGAGGCGGTGCTCAACCGCATGGGCTTCAATAACAAAGGGGCAGCGGCTCTATCCGATCGCCTCGGATCCTACTGGAGCACCCAGCGGCCTACAATCCCGATCGGCATCAACCTGGGTAAGTCGAAGGTAACTGAGCTGGCCGATGCCGCTGAAGACTATCGGTTTAGCTTCCGACAGCTCTACCCCTACGGCGACTATTTTGTGGTGAATGTGTCGTCGCCCAATACGCCAGGGCTCAGGTCGCTCCAGGCCGCCGACCAGCTTGGCCCTATTTTGGCGGCGCTACAGGAGGATAACAGCGATCGCAAACCTCTGCTCGTCAAAATTGCCCCTGACCTGGCCTGGCCCGATATTGATGCCGTTGTCGAGCTGGCCCAAGCCTACGGATTGGCGGGAATTATCGCCACCAACACCACGATCGCAAAGGAGAGCCTCAAAACCAAGACCCTGCTACAGACCGGTAACGCCGTTGTAGACGAGGCGGGAGGGATTAGCGGCGCTCCACTGCGATCGCGATCGACCGAGGTGATTCGCTATATCTACCAGCGCACCGAGGGCACTCTGCCGATTGTGGGGGTAGGGGGGATTTTTACCGCCGCCGATGCCTGGGAGAAAATCACCGCTGGGGCTACGCTGCTTCAGGTTTATACCGGCTGGATCTACGAAGGACCCTGGATGGTGCGGCGGGTTTTAGCAGGACTGTTGGCTAAATTAGAGGAGCATCAGCTGTCTAACATCGCCGACGCTGTAGGGTTGAGCCACAGGTCATAG
- a CDS encoding DUF58 domain-containing protein: MIPTGRTYGLLLGGGLVVTLLTNFFDSPNRLIVALLALLLFNVAVIAVMFWDGFRVKSRLATIKRDPLHRLSIGRDNPISLHGESSTPVRLRLFDNYPTAFDGTTMPLAIHLSGREPETLTFTVNPKQRGKYPWGDLQIQQRSPLGLAWADWTIPATETVAVYPDLIGLNQLSVKLALQSTGTLKQKRRMGVGTEFAELREYGTGDDPRFIDWKATARLSQPLVRVLEPEREQTLLILLDRGRLMTAQVQGLNRFDWGMNAALSLALAGVSRGDRVGLGIFDRTLHTWLPPKGGRANFQQMIDRLTPIQPVLEESDYLAAATHAAQQQHRRSLVVLITDIVDETASAELLSALARLRPRHLPFCITLRDPAIDRQAHQSTTEVDAAYQRAVALDLLSQREAAFARLKRRGVLVLDAPAHQISDPLVESYLRIKSQGKL; the protein is encoded by the coding sequence ATCATCCCCACCGGGCGCACCTACGGATTACTGCTGGGGGGTGGGCTCGTCGTCACCCTGCTCACCAATTTTTTTGACAGTCCCAACCGGCTTATCGTGGCCCTGCTCGCCCTGCTGTTGTTCAATGTCGCAGTCATAGCCGTGATGTTTTGGGATGGGTTCCGAGTCAAATCTCGTCTTGCCACAATCAAACGGGATCCGCTCCACCGCCTATCGATCGGACGCGATAACCCTATTTCTTTACATGGGGAATCTTCTACTCCTGTGCGCCTGCGTCTGTTCGATAACTACCCCACCGCCTTTGACGGCACCACCATGCCTCTGGCGATTCACCTCAGCGGCCGGGAACCCGAAACGCTCACCTTTACCGTCAACCCCAAGCAGCGGGGCAAATATCCTTGGGGCGACCTGCAAATCCAGCAGCGCAGTCCCTTAGGCCTGGCCTGGGCAGACTGGACGATACCCGCTACCGAAACTGTCGCCGTCTATCCCGATCTAATCGGCCTCAACCAGCTTTCCGTCAAACTGGCCCTGCAATCCACCGGCACCCTTAAACAAAAGCGGCGCATGGGTGTGGGCACCGAGTTTGCTGAGCTACGCGAGTATGGCACCGGCGACGACCCCCGTTTCATCGACTGGAAGGCCACCGCCCGCCTCAGCCAACCTCTAGTGCGGGTACTAGAGCCAGAGCGCGAGCAAACGTTATTAATCCTTTTAGATCGCGGTCGCTTGATGACCGCCCAGGTGCAAGGACTCAACCGCTTCGACTGGGGCATGAATGCGGCACTATCGCTGGCGCTGGCGGGGGTGAGCCGGGGCGATCGCGTCGGTCTGGGCATATTCGATCGCACCCTGCACACTTGGCTCCCTCCCAAGGGCGGGCGAGCCAACTTTCAGCAGATGATCGATCGCCTCACCCCCATTCAGCCCGTGCTCGAAGAATCTGACTATCTGGCTGCCGCCACCCACGCCGCCCAGCAGCAGCACCGCCGCTCCCTGGTGGTGCTGATCACCGACATTGTGGATGAAACCGCCAGCGCCGAACTGCTCTCGGCCCTGGCCCGGCTGCGCCCGCGTCACCTGCCCTTCTGTATTACGCTGCGGGATCCGGCGATCGATCGCCAGGCCCACCAGTCCACCACCGAGGTCGATGCCGCCTACCAGCGGGCCGTTGCGTTAGATTTGCTCAGCCAGCGCGAGGCCGCGTTCGCTCGCCTAAAACGGCGCGGGGTGCTAGTGCTCGACGCCCCAGCCCACCAAATTTCAGACCCGCTGGTCGAAAGCTACCTGCGCATCAAAAGCCAGGGCAAGCTATGA
- a CDS encoding class I SAM-dependent methyltransferase, whose protein sequence is MGINSFKSFLAQQLGDPSGWFGRLLLKFLNRRNAALNDLVLEALQLQRGDRILEIGFGGGDLVHKLVATGKPSQVVGVERSPDAMRLCERRFQGPINQDLVELHQASAEALPFADQQFSQVCTVNTLYFWANAPQVLAECRRVLKPGGRLVIGYASKAYLEDQGLTQHGFTAYEVAQVEALLTTAEFTAVSTVASQADSPDSVFCTSGAAAL, encoded by the coding sequence ATGGGGATTAATTCCTTCAAGTCATTTTTGGCCCAGCAGTTGGGCGATCCCTCAGGGTGGTTTGGGCGGCTCTTGCTGAAGTTTCTCAATCGCCGCAATGCTGCTCTCAACGACTTAGTTCTAGAGGCTTTACAGCTTCAGCGAGGCGATCGCATTCTCGAAATCGGGTTTGGCGGTGGTGACCTCGTCCACAAACTGGTAGCGACAGGCAAACCATCTCAGGTGGTGGGGGTGGAGCGATCGCCCGACGCTATGCGGCTCTGTGAGCGGCGCTTTCAAGGTCCAATTAACCAAGATCTAGTCGAACTTCACCAGGCCAGTGCCGAGGCATTACCCTTTGCCGATCAGCAGTTCAGCCAGGTTTGCACTGTCAACACCCTATATTTTTGGGCCAACGCGCCCCAGGTACTGGCCGAGTGTCGGCGCGTGCTCAAGCCCGGCGGTCGCTTGGTGATTGGCTATGCGTCAAAGGCCTACTTAGAAGACCAGGGGCTAACCCAGCACGGATTTACCGCCTATGAGGTCGCCCAGGTCGAAGCCCTGCTAACAACGGCAGAGTTCACCGCCGTTAGCACAGTGGCAAGTCAGGCCGATTCACCCGACAGCGTGTTTTGCACTAGCGGGGCAGCTGCGCTCTAA
- a CDS encoding GAF domain-containing protein, which translates to MAQSQPHDSSSDRHDHQIMALSRILKSLRGSTTAEEAVTLALDHVRQEMDFEVAWVGLYDRVNHRLVTKGCHSPRPMRAIRTMINLTPGDVMEQVVVQQRPLIVADLQNEIRAGEWGTIAKQMALQSAIIFPIKRQDVCFGLLVLASPDWGKSASLGERSYLAIVMGELAEALHQFESEQQRQQTKRLEQPLLALIGRLGSLPDIDSQLKEVVRETQRFVAPQRTRVFWFEPKGNYFWQRTPGLAPRPTSLEDERSLHIAVDEVRGLYQALCNQQLVVVGESRGALKTIISDRLMQQLKAESLMIAPISRQGDLMGFVSVEGTTPRIWKEPEKQFLIGAAQLLTVALPAATARETVRQTELDQHLTTGVIQGIHGDVDWHHTLQTCFEVLQDRLSIQQFFVLLFNPDRNGYDLCFQSQANRPRGVPMLWPCLDDIDWEMLERSSSAISIDNLSHDLKLMAWRPSLLELGAQAVLAGNVAPGNAPEGMVLICDTISRQWTTTEQSLFEAVARQIGVILHQWQLQRQLDQQQHIYESIQWGLQALHKGLHPDQLEQTTLQHVMQLLHGSAVLLLSWPPGSPTAAVTQFVSQDTSVSVKSNHPIPVGSDAVINWALQTDGMLPLTVNELPTETTDWFIAPLGSRLLITALRTAPSHVVTGVVVAVSPAHRQWANHHLTIFKLLTSQLAWSRRHLAMTAMLTQQRQDLENLNWYKHHRLEDLYRVLGQTAQNLAHLQAKDSAIAGELQLLHDQLTAVMENAETILVGERWQLHQQHQTMPLISLLNRLIDRVNPILETRQLWSKVHNESNVVLGGDMLKLELILYEVMVAACNRSPVGGRIDLWCRVLNLDWLELSVTDDGQCSPRLLEELSQSHPADVLAPSALDGPPGLHLAICKLLIAQLGGEISFSILDDGRTHSRLLLPLAAYPEAHQPKPQLNSVMPTEASSTSLT; encoded by the coding sequence ATGGCGCAATCCCAACCCCACGATTCTTCCTCTGACCGGCATGACCATCAAATTATGGCCCTGTCGCGCATTCTCAAATCGCTGCGGGGCAGCACCACCGCCGAGGAAGCGGTGACCCTGGCCCTCGACCATGTGCGCCAGGAGATGGATTTTGAAGTGGCCTGGGTAGGTCTGTACGATCGCGTTAACCACCGCCTGGTCACCAAGGGATGCCACAGTCCCCGACCGATGCGAGCGATTCGCACCATGATCAATCTCACTCCAGGAGATGTGATGGAGCAGGTGGTGGTGCAGCAGCGCCCCCTAATTGTGGCCGACCTACAAAACGAAATTCGCGCCGGGGAGTGGGGCACGATCGCCAAGCAGATGGCCCTGCAAAGCGCCATCATCTTCCCCATCAAGCGTCAGGATGTTTGCTTTGGCCTGCTAGTGCTGGCGTCTCCCGACTGGGGCAAGAGTGCCTCCCTAGGGGAACGCTCCTACCTAGCCATTGTTATGGGGGAACTGGCTGAGGCGCTGCACCAGTTTGAGTCTGAGCAGCAGCGGCAGCAGACCAAACGCCTTGAGCAACCTCTACTGGCTCTAATTGGCCGCTTGGGCAGTTTGCCTGATATCGATAGCCAGCTCAAGGAGGTGGTGCGCGAAACCCAGCGGTTTGTTGCGCCCCAGCGGACTCGCGTTTTTTGGTTTGAGCCCAAGGGCAACTACTTTTGGCAGCGCACGCCCGGGCTAGCGCCCCGCCCTACATCGCTCGAAGACGAGCGATCGCTGCACATTGCCGTCGATGAGGTGCGCGGTCTCTACCAAGCCCTCTGTAACCAGCAGCTCGTGGTGGTGGGCGAGAGCCGGGGTGCCCTCAAAACCATCATCTCCGATCGCCTGATGCAGCAGCTCAAGGCCGAATCTCTAATGATTGCTCCCATTAGCCGCCAGGGTGACCTGATGGGCTTTGTCTCGGTAGAGGGCACCACCCCTCGCATTTGGAAGGAGCCCGAAAAGCAGTTTTTGATTGGCGCGGCGCAATTACTTACCGTGGCGCTACCCGCCGCCACCGCCAGAGAAACCGTGCGCCAAACTGAGCTCGATCAGCATCTCACCACCGGCGTTATCCAGGGCATCCATGGTGATGTTGATTGGCACCACACCCTGCAGACCTGCTTTGAGGTGCTGCAGGACCGGCTGAGCATTCAGCAGTTTTTTGTGCTGCTGTTTAACCCCGATCGCAACGGCTACGATCTCTGCTTTCAGAGCCAGGCCAACCGCCCTCGGGGGGTGCCGATGCTGTGGCCCTGTCTCGACGATATCGACTGGGAAATGCTCGAGCGCAGCTCCTCGGCTATCAGCATTGATAACCTCTCCCACGATCTCAAGCTCATGGCCTGGCGACCCTCCCTGCTGGAGCTGGGTGCCCAGGCGGTGCTGGCGGGCAACGTGGCCCCGGGCAACGCCCCCGAGGGCATGGTGCTAATCTGCGACACCATTAGCCGCCAGTGGACCACTACTGAGCAGTCCTTGTTTGAGGCCGTAGCCCGACAAATCGGCGTGATTTTGCACCAGTGGCAGCTCCAGCGCCAGCTCGACCAGCAACAGCACATTTACGAATCAATTCAGTGGGGCTTGCAGGCGCTGCACAAAGGGCTGCACCCCGATCAGCTTGAGCAAACTACTCTCCAGCACGTCATGCAGCTGCTGCACGGATCGGCAGTGCTGCTGCTCAGCTGGCCGCCTGGTAGCCCTACCGCTGCCGTCACTCAATTTGTTAGCCAAGATACCAGCGTCAGCGTTAAGAGCAACCATCCAATTCCGGTGGGCTCTGACGCTGTGATCAATTGGGCGCTTCAGACCGATGGCATGCTGCCCCTGACGGTCAATGAGCTGCCCACCGAAACGACCGACTGGTTTATTGCGCCTCTAGGCAGCCGCCTGCTCATTACCGCCTTGAGAACGGCTCCGTCCCATGTGGTTACGGGCGTAGTAGTCGCCGTATCGCCCGCTCATCGGCAGTGGGCCAACCACCACCTCACCATCTTTAAGCTGCTCACTAGTCAGCTGGCCTGGTCACGTCGGCACCTGGCCATGACGGCAATGCTGACTCAGCAGCGCCAGGATCTCGAAAATCTCAATTGGTACAAACACCACCGCTTGGAGGATCTCTACCGAGTGCTGGGGCAGACGGCTCAAAATTTAGCCCATCTTCAGGCCAAAGACTCAGCGATCGCGGGTGAGCTTCAGCTGCTCCACGATCAGCTTACCGCCGTGATGGAAAACGCCGAAACCATTCTAGTAGGCGAGCGCTGGCAGCTGCACCAACAGCACCAGACCATGCCATTAATTAGCTTGCTTAACCGCCTGATCGATCGAGTCAACCCGATTCTAGAGACCCGTCAGCTCTGGTCTAAGGTGCACAACGAGAGCAACGTCGTGCTGGGCGGCGACATGCTCAAGCTAGAGCTAATTCTCTATGAGGTGATGGTGGCCGCCTGCAACCGCTCCCCGGTGGGAGGACGCATTGATCTCTGGTGCCGGGTGCTCAACCTCGACTGGCTCGAGCTCTCGGTCACCGATGACGGCCAGTGCTCACCGCGCCTGCTCGAAGAACTCAGCCAGAGCCATCCCGCCGATGTGCTGGCCCCCTCGGCTTTAGACGGTCCGCCAGGGCTGCACTTGGCCATCTGCAAACTGCTGATCGCTCAGCTGGGGGGTGAAATTAGCTTTTCGATCCTTGACGATGGTCGCACCCACAGCCGGCTGCTGCTGCCCCTCGCCGCCTATCCTGAGGCGCACCAACCAAAGCCTCAGCTCAATTCGGTGATGCCTACAGAAGCTAGCTCCACGAGTCTAACCTGA